The Thermoplasmataceae archaeon genome has a segment encoding these proteins:
- a CDS encoding serine hydroxymethyltransferase — protein MSDILEYVKKHDEYRKKVLNLQASENILSPDVRSALSSDLNSRYSLIDEETGENAYGGTVYSEKILEATTKLAEDVFRSKFAEVRPMGGHIAAMVALISITKRKGNIMAIAEKYGGYTGYSQGFLPDILSLHSYEIPYDGENQSVDLDKLEKSMKHVQPAAILLGQSFFLRPYDLRNIRNIADSFGCRIVYDASHVLGLVAGGSFQHDALQYSDILFGSTHKSFFGPQGSIMLTNNREIYESIEKNLTWRAIDNYHLARVAGLGVALEEMSRYGKQYAQKVVKNSHDLGEKLFSRSIPVMHSPWFSESHQLHVDKGELEKKGMSAATFSKKLEKNGIIVDREGRIGTAEMTRMGIDDTDLVASLIKDAADGKDIRDQVKVLIEHREIQYWR, from the coding sequence ATGAGTGATATTCTAGAATATGTAAAAAAACACGACGAGTACAGAAAAAAGGTTCTCAATCTACAGGCATCGGAGAATATTTTGAGTCCGGATGTCCGATCAGCACTATCCTCTGACCTTAATTCACGGTATTCTCTCATTGATGAAGAAACGGGAGAGAACGCCTACGGTGGAACAGTGTATTCGGAAAAGATCCTTGAGGCAACAACAAAGCTTGCTGAGGATGTTTTTCGGTCTAAATTTGCAGAGGTGAGGCCAATGGGCGGTCACATCGCCGCAATGGTGGCACTGATCTCAATCACCAAGCGCAAGGGAAACATAATGGCCATTGCAGAGAAGTACGGAGGATATACCGGTTACTCCCAGGGTTTTCTTCCGGACATTCTGTCCCTCCACAGCTATGAAATACCCTATGACGGAGAGAACCAGTCGGTGGACCTTGACAAACTTGAGAAATCCATGAAGCATGTACAACCGGCGGCCATCTTGCTTGGTCAGTCGTTCTTTCTCAGGCCGTACGACCTGAGAAACATCCGAAACATTGCTGATTCATTCGGTTGCAGGATAGTTTATGATGCATCGCACGTCTTAGGGCTTGTTGCTGGTGGATCCTTTCAGCATGATGCTCTCCAGTATTCGGATATCCTGTTTGGGTCAACGCATAAATCTTTCTTTGGCCCACAGGGATCAATTATGTTGACCAATAACCGGGAAATATACGAAAGCATAGAGAAAAATCTCACGTGGAGAGCCATTGACAACTACCACTTGGCCAGAGTGGCCGGACTCGGGGTCGCGCTGGAAGAGATGTCCAGGTACGGAAAACAGTACGCGCAGAAGGTGGTGAAGAATTCACATGACCTGGGGGAGAAGCTTTTCTCCAGAAGTATCCCTGTAATGCATTCCCCATGGTTTTCTGAGTCCCACCAGCTGCACGTTGATAAGGGAGAGCTTGAGAAGAAGGGTATGAGTGCAGCTACCTTCAGCAAGAAACTAGAGAAAAATGGCATAATCGTGGACAGGGAAGGGAGAATAGGTACCGCAGAGATGACAAGAATGGGGATTGACGATACTGATCTTGTTGCGAGCCTGATCAAGGATGCTGCTGATGGTAAAGACATCAGAGATCAGGTTAAAGTGCTAATTGAACATAGGGAAATACAATACTGGAGGTAG
- a CDS encoding aspartate-semialdehyde dehydrogenase, translating into MRNTRRDGYTVAVLGATGVVGRAMVQTLERRNFPVSELKLFATEKSAGTRIIFHGEEILVQDAGSGHFADTDIFLFSAGSEAARLYAKSAMDSGAVVIDNSSAFRMETWVPLVVPEVNPEAISDHRGLISNPNCSTIQLTVAIKPLLSLGMEHVYVSTYQAASGMGQKGITGLLNGQEDDMTFPTRNSSKHYPLVLNVLPQCDDFTANGYTKEEMKIVNESRKILGRKDLKISPTAVRVPVVYGHSESVAIRFNHQVSLSEIRARLSKAPGIIIADDPEKGVIPHPKMAEGSGDVYVGRIRRDITDPNTIMMFVVADNILKGASWNAVQIAEILVNRSLFCQHDPTKVEG; encoded by the coding sequence GTGAGAAATACACGACGGGATGGCTACACTGTCGCCGTTTTGGGTGCGACGGGAGTCGTAGGAAGGGCAATGGTACAGACCCTGGAAAGAAGGAATTTCCCCGTGTCCGAGCTCAAACTTTTTGCTACTGAAAAGTCAGCCGGGACAAGAATCATATTCCATGGGGAGGAAATACTCGTTCAGGACGCGGGTTCAGGTCATTTTGCTGATACTGACATATTCCTGTTCAGTGCTGGATCTGAAGCCGCCAGATTGTATGCGAAATCCGCTATGGATTCTGGTGCCGTGGTAATAGACAACAGTAGTGCATTCAGGATGGAAACCTGGGTTCCTCTCGTAGTGCCCGAGGTGAACCCGGAGGCGATCAGTGACCACAGAGGACTGATTTCTAACCCAAATTGCTCCACAATCCAGCTCACAGTAGCTATAAAACCTCTTCTATCGCTTGGCATGGAACATGTCTATGTTTCAACATACCAGGCAGCCAGTGGTATGGGGCAGAAGGGAATAACTGGGCTTCTGAACGGCCAAGAAGATGACATGACTTTTCCGACAAGGAATAGTTCAAAGCATTATCCCCTTGTTCTTAATGTTCTTCCACAGTGTGACGACTTCACTGCCAATGGTTACACGAAGGAGGAAATGAAGATCGTAAACGAATCCCGCAAAATACTAGGAAGAAAGGATTTGAAGATAAGCCCAACCGCTGTCAGGGTACCGGTTGTTTACGGGCACTCCGAATCTGTGGCCATAAGATTCAACCATCAGGTGTCACTTTCAGAAATCAGAGCAAGACTTTCCAAAGCACCAGGAATCATTATAGCTGATGATCCGGAAAAGGGGGTAATCCCGCACCCAAAGATGGCGGAAGGCAGTGGGGACGTTTATGTTGGTCGGATCAGAAGGGATATAACCGATCCCAACACGATCATGATGTTTGTTGTAGCTGATAACATACTCAAGGGAGCTTCATGGAACGCCGTGCAGATCGCTGAAATTCTTGTTAATCGATCATTATTCTGCCAGCATGATCCCACAAAAGTGGAAGGGTGA
- a CDS encoding aspartate kinase codes for MTRTERISILKFGGTPLSTEEGRSFAASHVMDSVKVGYRTVVVVSAMGRSGDPYSTDTLMSLIGTECSLQPRDLDLLVSCGETISSVIFSAKLNRLGIKAAPLTGGMAGIITDSNFGDASIVKIRKARLLEFIRNGIVPVVSGFQGTTLKGEITTLGRGGSDTTAIAIGSELKADRVCIYKDVDGVMTCDPKVSKDARLLVRISAQRLLEMVDSGSRIIHRKALELAIANKVVFIVRNTFPSSTETVVYPTEDQVSPENHTPLPSDPPHG; via the coding sequence GTGACAAGGACGGAAAGGATTTCTATCCTCAAATTCGGTGGCACTCCCCTGTCAACCGAGGAGGGGAGGTCGTTCGCTGCTTCCCATGTAATGGATTCTGTGAAAGTGGGATATAGAACAGTTGTTGTGGTATCTGCAATGGGAAGATCCGGTGATCCATATTCGACAGATACCCTGATGTCGTTGATAGGAACAGAATGTTCATTGCAACCTCGTGATCTGGACCTCCTGGTCTCATGCGGCGAAACGATCAGCTCGGTAATATTTTCGGCAAAACTCAATAGGCTTGGCATTAAGGCAGCTCCACTGACAGGTGGGATGGCCGGAATTATCACCGATTCTAATTTTGGGGACGCTTCCATAGTGAAAATCCGGAAGGCGAGATTGCTGGAATTTATTAGAAATGGAATCGTCCCTGTTGTTTCTGGATTTCAGGGGACAACGCTTAAGGGGGAGATCACAACACTGGGAAGGGGAGGAAGCGATACCACAGCCATAGCTATTGGCTCCGAACTGAAGGCGGATCGGGTCTGCATATACAAGGATGTGGATGGCGTGATGACCTGTGATCCAAAGGTATCAAAGGACGCTAGGCTTTTAGTTCGAATAAGCGCACAAAGGCTCCTTGAAATGGTAGATTCTGGATCCAGGATAATCCACAGGAAGGCGCTGGAACTAGCCATCGCGAATAAGGTTGTTTTTATCGTCAGGAATACATTCCCAAGTAGCACGGAAACAGTCGTTTATCCAACAGAAGACCAGGTTTCGCCAGAAAACCATACACCGCTTCCTTCAGATCCTCCCCACGGCTGA
- a CDS encoding MFS transporter — protein sequence MPESYFSSLRGGGVFSNRYVRAISSAQLIRVLGRSQAWIFIPLYLSIVRHVSYPVIGFLFFITAIISLPFSIYGGNLIDRFGRRKWALITPPLIMLIFIVISVLIFIGSYVYIIYVAFVMVEPLMSIQGILDNVVITDTVKESDRTNAFGIVRIMANIGFSAGPAIGGFLSYLNYGYVFLFPAVSTAVEWVIYILYIQETPHITSLSSSGFSFPRKDTKFIVISLLIGSIFFVAGQWGTTLTLFWSHVDFITNRAIGILYTVNGFAVVFLQMPTNILFQKVRDGTRIAIGGLIYSFSFLALAFFSGTVFLVIDVIAITMGENVISPVIYSVIGKMSPPDKRGQYFGAAQLVIGLVQPIAPLVGTVMLSYFYSEPLLMWGPLALLGIALSYLVYIYAGRILRSIPQASS from the coding sequence TTGCCTGAGTCGTATTTTTCGTCTTTAAGAGGTGGTGGAGTCTTCTCAAACCGATACGTGAGAGCTATTTCCTCAGCCCAGCTCATAAGGGTGCTCGGGCGTTCGCAAGCGTGGATTTTCATCCCCCTTTATCTTTCCATTGTAAGGCATGTCTCGTACCCAGTCATTGGATTCCTGTTTTTCATTACTGCCATAATATCCCTTCCATTCTCAATATACGGGGGGAACCTCATTGACAGGTTTGGAAGACGGAAATGGGCACTCATAACACCACCGCTGATAATGCTGATCTTCATTGTGATCTCGGTTCTGATTTTCATCGGTTCTTATGTTTACATTATTTACGTGGCATTCGTGATGGTCGAGCCTTTGATGAGCATACAGGGCATACTGGACAATGTCGTCATAACCGACACTGTGAAAGAATCAGACCGCACGAATGCATTCGGGATCGTCAGGATAATGGCAAACATTGGATTCTCCGCGGGACCCGCAATCGGAGGATTCCTCTCATACCTGAATTATGGCTATGTGTTCCTCTTTCCGGCCGTGTCAACTGCTGTTGAATGGGTCATCTACATTCTCTACATTCAGGAGACGCCCCATATCACAAGCCTGTCATCCTCAGGCTTTTCGTTTCCAAGAAAAGACACGAAGTTTATCGTAATCAGCCTTCTGATAGGATCAATTTTCTTTGTGGCAGGGCAGTGGGGTACAACACTTACGCTTTTCTGGAGCCATGTTGATTTCATAACTAACAGAGCCATAGGAATACTGTACACGGTCAACGGGTTCGCTGTGGTTTTCCTGCAGATGCCAACCAATATCCTGTTCCAGAAGGTGCGTGATGGCACAAGAATAGCCATAGGCGGCCTTATTTATTCATTCTCTTTCCTCGCTCTGGCATTCTTTTCCGGCACAGTTTTCCTGGTTATTGACGTGATAGCAATAACCATGGGCGAGAACGTGATTTCTCCCGTGATATACAGCGTTATCGGCAAAATGTCCCCACCTGACAAACGCGGCCAGTATTTCGGCGCCGCACAGCTGGTTATTGGTCTGGTACAGCCAATAGCACCACTCGTTGGCACGGTTATGCTATCATACTTCTATTCAGAACCTTTGCTGATGTGGGGTCCCCTTGCCCTGCTTGGGATCGCACTCTCATACCTGGTTTACATTTATGCCGGCAGGATTCTGCGTTCCATTCCGCAGGCGAGCTCCTGA
- a CDS encoding DUF998 domain-containing protein — MHYSGSARVKLMLFGVAALVSIFLWIATAWLVNPWFNFYTGALSALGSLGATDPWIYNVGLMFTSILIVFYSAGLILYSRNTIQTVGSSFFIVAAMFLALIGIYHGGTYPHDFVSSWFFVQADIAILIWGIGATIKKRLIGVYSLVIAVSASLFAYAVNWPSSAELETFGTCAISLWVILTIAFALKNKL, encoded by the coding sequence ATGCATTATTCTGGAAGTGCCAGAGTCAAGCTGATGTTGTTTGGCGTTGCAGCGCTTGTTTCAATTTTCCTTTGGATAGCCACTGCCTGGCTTGTAAATCCCTGGTTCAATTTTTATACGGGTGCCCTCAGCGCGCTAGGATCACTTGGTGCCACCGATCCATGGATATACAACGTGGGTCTTATGTTCACCTCTATTCTTATTGTTTTTTATTCTGCCGGCCTTATTCTCTATTCTAGAAATACGATCCAGACAGTGGGATCTTCGTTCTTCATTGTTGCAGCAATGTTTCTTGCGTTGATTGGCATTTATCATGGCGGAACTTATCCTCACGACTTTGTATCGTCGTGGTTCTTCGTACAGGCAGACATCGCCATCTTGATCTGGGGCATAGGGGCTACAATCAAGAAGAGATTGATCGGGGTATATTCACTGGTGATAGCGGTCTCGGCCTCATTATTTGCATATGCAGTGAATTGGCCGTCGTCAGCAGAACTTGAAACTTTCGGCACTTGTGCTATATCCCTGTGGGTGATCCTCACAATTGCATTTGCTCTGAAGAATAAGCTTTAA
- a CDS encoding Dam family site-specific DNA-(adenine-N6)-methyltransferase: MCRAEGKGTPKTMLKPLLKWAGGKRQLMPSILPMIPARFRNYLEPFAGGCALLVELYNMRRITHAVISDINEELINVYRVVKRNPGKITDEIECLPYGNSRDSYYSARERFNLILGDKGSTIERAALFIYLNRHGYNGLWRVNISGKFNVPFGKYRNPTMPNPEHIMEFSRMLSLVDIYAIDFAETCNMASAGDLVYIDPPYFPLSNTSSFTAYSRVGFPYSEQERLRDQYEEMGKRGVMVIFNNSWAPEISSLYVNSFCVKVASTRMINRNSSNRTGHFDLLGSNFTPPGFRNQG; this comes from the coding sequence ATGTGCAGAGCTGAAGGGAAAGGGACGCCTAAAACCATGCTTAAGCCCCTGTTGAAGTGGGCAGGAGGGAAAAGACAATTGATGCCTTCAATCCTGCCGATGATTCCCGCAAGGTTCAGAAACTATCTGGAACCTTTTGCCGGTGGCTGCGCCCTTCTGGTTGAACTCTACAATATGCGCAGGATAACACACGCCGTCATTTCTGATATCAATGAGGAACTCATAAATGTTTATAGGGTAGTCAAACGGAACCCGGGAAAGATAACTGACGAGATTGAATGCCTGCCCTACGGCAATAGCAGAGATTCATATTACTCAGCCAGGGAAAGATTCAACCTTATACTCGGGGATAAAGGTTCCACGATTGAGCGCGCGGCCCTATTCATTTACCTCAACAGGCACGGGTATAATGGGCTCTGGAGGGTAAACATATCAGGAAAGTTCAACGTTCCTTTCGGAAAATATAGAAACCCTACTATGCCTAATCCTGAACATATAATGGAGTTCAGTAGGATGCTTTCTCTGGTTGATATATATGCCATCGACTTTGCTGAGACCTGCAATATGGCCTCTGCCGGCGATCTTGTCTACATTGACCCCCCTTATTTCCCTCTTTCTAACACTTCAAGCTTTACAGCTTATTCAAGAGTCGGCTTCCCCTACAGCGAACAGGAGAGGCTTCGCGATCAGTATGAAGAAATGGGAAAAAGAGGAGTCATGGTCATATTCAACAATTCGTGGGCACCGGAGATTTCATCGCTATACGTGAATTCTTTCTGCGTGAAGGTTGCCTCTACGAGGATGATCAACAGGAATTCCAGCAATCGGACTGGCCATTTCGATCTTCTTGGGTCAAATTTTACGCCGCCCGGGTTTCGCAACCAGGGATGA
- a CDS encoding ABC transporter permease subunit, protein MRLWKSWILARKELAILRNGGARGIAMIVLPLALGVGLPLLIEYLIIKKSATEELLSSLLGAFPFFFIILSALIPLYISSYSIVGEKTEKSLEPLLATPTSDGEILVGKYIGAFLPAIASVYLGLTVYMLLIDLLTDSSFGYLYYPNWTIAIVYLLGTPLASIYGASTGVFVSSKVNSVQGAYQIGVFSLLPLIVIYVLGEIGIVSLGSDTNLLIISGALLVAVVLMYFLSRVTFSRERILTQWK, encoded by the coding sequence ATGAGGCTTTGGAAATCGTGGATACTTGCAAGAAAGGAACTGGCAATTCTCAGGAATGGAGGAGCCCGTGGGATAGCCATGATTGTTTTACCGCTTGCACTGGGGGTGGGACTTCCGCTGCTCATTGAATACCTGATCATCAAGAAGTCTGCCACAGAAGAACTTCTCTCATCCCTACTTGGGGCCTTTCCATTCTTTTTCATCATACTTTCGGCTTTGATTCCACTCTACATTTCCAGTTACAGCATCGTTGGTGAGAAAACCGAAAAGAGCCTGGAACCTCTGCTTGCCACGCCCACCTCCGATGGCGAGATACTGGTAGGCAAATACATTGGCGCTTTCCTTCCGGCTATAGCCTCAGTTTACCTTGGACTGACGGTTTACATGCTGCTTATTGATCTCCTTACAGATTCCAGTTTTGGATACCTGTATTACCCGAACTGGACCATTGCAATTGTTTATCTGCTTGGCACTCCCCTGGCCAGTATATACGGGGCCAGCACGGGTGTATTTGTCTCGTCCAAGGTGAACAGCGTTCAGGGTGCATACCAGATAGGTGTTTTTTCCCTTCTTCCCCTTATTGTGATTTATGTCCTGGGAGAAATAGGTATTGTATCGCTTGGGAGCGATACCAACCTTCTAATAATTTCTGGAGCATTGCTAGTTGCAGTGGTACTGATGTATTTTCTCAGCAGAGTAACGTTCAGCAGGGAAAGGATTCTAACCCAGTGGAAATGA